Within Cucumis melo cultivar AY chromosome 4, USDA_Cmelo_AY_1.0, whole genome shotgun sequence, the genomic segment AGGATTCTTGGTAAATACGAATCTTTTGAATTTGAATACGTTACTGATCTTTTgtaatcaatttaattaatttgaaatttcagGCAAGAAAGGCGCTACGAGCATTAAGAGGATTAGTCAAATTACAAGCTTTAGTAAGAGGATTTCTCGTAAGAAAACGAGCCGCTGCAACATTAATGAGCATGCAAGCTCTAATCAGAGCACAAACCACCGTCCGATCACAACGAGCTCGTCGTCGTTCATATAACAAAGAGAACAAATCCCAACCAGAGAAAACCCCAGAGAATGACATCAGATCTCTTTACTCCGACGAAACAGAACATCCAAAAATCGTGGAAATGGACACAATGTTCAAAAGACCCAAATCAAGATCCCGTCGATTCAACAGCTTGGTATCGGAGCTGGGGGAAGAGCGGCCGTCGCCATACTTATGGACAATGGCGTCGCCGGCGAGAATTTCAGGAGGGGAGTGGTGCTTGGGGGGAGGAGAGGAATATGGGAGGATGTCGACGGGGACGGCGCAGAGCACGCCACGAGGGGGGAGGTGCCGGTGGGGGGCGGTGGCGACGCCGGGGAGGAGCGTGTACGGAGAAGGGTATTATGGTGGGTATGGGAATTATTATCCGAATTACATGGCGAGTACGAAATCTTCAAAGGCGAAATTGAGGTCTCGGAGTGCGCCGAAACAGAGGCCGGAGATATGGACGAAGAAGAGAGTGGCGTTGAATGAGATAATGGGGGCGAGGAATAGCATTAGCAGTATTAGGATGCAGAGAAGCTGTAATGGAATGGAAGGAGAAGAAGGGTTTGATGAATTTTGAggacttcttttttctttttctttttgagtgTTAAGAAACAGAGTGTTCTTTGTAAATTCAGCATTTCTTAATGagagtttaattttatttttaattataagtTTAGTTGGAAGCTATATATGTTATTggctttggctttttttttttttttttttttttttaattattttgataattATGTTTGGGGTCAGACTCAAATCTTAGGGATGCATTCTAATTTTTTAAACCTCTAACTTTctcaaatttgtaattttatctTTAGCTTATCAATACAATTTCTTATCCTACCTTTTAATtgcgttttttttttatttaataaaaagcgcaattttaagaaattaaaaaagaatattggCCTTAATTTTTTACATTTTGAATTTGCTTTTAATTCCCAATTCTAGCGGTTTTTGTTTCTagacttcaattttttttatatattttattttcttttgttgagGTTCATGAATTATTTAATCCTTGTAAAAATCAATGAATAGATTGAAATTTGGATGGAATTAATTCGATTCAATGTttaataattttcttattttaaaaagCATTAGGATATTGTTAATACGAAATTGAAAGTTAAAAGAACGTATGAGCATACAAAATTTATTTAGATACTTTGACAGTTGATGCATATAACGAAAAACATTAGAAATGTGCAACAAAATTACGAAACTAGATTACCCTAATTgtatttaaataattcaaacaatttagGAATGATcctaattgcatctaaacaatttaaaaattaacataCATTACTACCTAATTATGGTTTATTGAATACATACCTTTGAAATTTTTCAACTCCCATAATTTCTTCTCGAACACGAAGACCACCATTAGTATTGATCCGCTATTCTCCAGATCACGAACTGGATTATGGGATCTGATAAATGAAGAAATTAGGtgaaagagatggaaattggaGTTGGAATTTTGGATCCAGAgttgagagagaaaaaatttggtgttatttttttaaagtcaaagttaccaaaaatagcaaaagttttaaaacatttaaaatcTTGTCTTTGGATAATCGTAATTATACGCAACTTCATTGAATCTTAACATTctactaaaaatattttacaCTTTATTTTCTATGAAGGGTAAATATTTTcgttttatttttgacaattttccaaTCAATATTGcgttttttaatatatttagtactattacataaaataaatctatatatttatcattttatcattcattttttaaaaagatggGCTTCAATTGTTAAACATTGTTACATTTGATTCACAAGTTCgattaatttaaataatgtaCACTAGTTAAAGTGGGAAAGTTTGCCTTTAGATTTGACATAATAGTAGGAccatctttttaaaatatttataaatacaacaaaatattttcatatttatttcaCACGTAGATACTTCATtatttatatattgtttttaatttcatattttattttctttacatttttattcataccctttctttccttcttttatttcacccatgcataaataaataaatggggttcaacaaaacaaaatgaaagTTTCTAAAATTTGTCCAAttctattcctttttattttatttcaaaaaaatggCCCATATTTCTTGATCATACATATAAATGTCAATTTAAACTAAACTTTTGTTGTTTGTTGACCATCAAATTGTATCTTAGACTtagatataaaataataataaatattattgcaAAATCTTGATCAATTCAATAACTTCTATGATATCAAAACTTGCACAAATTTTAGTTTGATTGATTCACAAATTAATCATTTCAATAACTTTATCAAAATTTACAAATTTCAACCAAAATATACcctcaaatgttttttttttgtttgaaatctTATCAAGTTTTTaccataaatatatttataattcatTAAACATTGAAGAAAAATTGCTAAGGACTTGTTGCGGTTTAAggtgaaattttttaaattttgatgaaatggaacgtttaaaatgaaaattgatACAAACCGAGTAATGAGAATAATTAGAGAAGTAAAAACTACTTTTATGATATTAATGATTTCGTTATAGAataataaacaattttttttctaaaatattgatTCTTAAATATCATAATGTGTAGGGTTTAGTCCCCTTGAACTTGACTAAATAAAACTACGTTTTTGCGTATCTTCACTCAATTTTGTGTCCAATATGTTACAaccttcatctttttttttttctaatctaTCATTATAttacatatttaatttaattttgtgtttcaTAAATATGATAATTATATAAAAGAGATGTACGCTATGTAGAGACCCTATTGGATAACAAATTGActtattaaataataaagaaaaattaagagacttttaaaagtttatagACTTATATACACAAATTTGAAAAgcctaaatttataatttaggTTTTGATTAATGACTACTTGATTTTGGAAAGTTGTTTTTTCACAATTTTTAATCAAAGTCTTTCATGtgaatatttgatttattaaccaaatttgaaattaaaaaaactaGCTACAAAACTTACTTTTTAGCTTTGATTTTAAGAATACTTctaaaatgtaaaagaaaaaaaaaacgtaggaactaatagtttaaaattaacaaaatagaGTTTACAAATATAATCATGCTTTAATTTGTTAATTTCTATTTTGAAGAGTGTTTTATAAGTAAAATTTTGAACTCTACAAATATAGTTTAAAAATACttgttagatattatattataaatttgtAATGATCGAATCCAATAGTCATCCTATACAATAAAGAAAACCCCATCGTACTATTATAGTATTTGGCCACTAACACTATGAGAATCAAGTTTGCAATGGTTTAAGATTTTaggattttttaaatttaaacatagttaaaatatCTTAAGCCCTCTTGGTATCACACAAAAATGAGTCCTATGTGAGTTTATTTCTTTAAGATGGACTCATTAAATCTTTGTTTTGAAGTTAGATATTTAACCATATTTTTTACCTATAACTACAAGTATTTAACAAATCTTAAATAAAAATTCGAAAGGATTAGCAAACTAGTTGTTAGGCAGCCACGTGAAGTTAGCTACGTATAATTctcccaaaaaagaaaaaaagataagaaagaaaagagttaAAAAAGAAGGTTTGATTAACGTGTTAAAGTGTGGagataataataagaagaagaagaagaagaagaagagagttAAAAGAAGAATGGAATGATTAATAAAGGAAGAATGATTAGTAGGAGAGTTATTGTTTGTTATGGGTTGGATGGGGTTGGGTTTTGGGGAACTACTACGCTATGGTACTATCTGACGCACGTGGAATCACGTGAGTTTAAACAAGGGGGCTAATTTTGGTATTTGAGTGTACCACCAGTCCAGTCATGATTTTGAccaatttctatttctttttcttttgttcaaTCATCACATCACATCGGCTAACATCAGGAGCCTGTCGATGTCATAAATCCAACCTCtagatttttgtttttcttttccactcaataaataaaataactttaccatttctattcttttttaagTAATTAATTACAAACTCTTTTTcaatacttttttctttttacttataaATAAAAATGCATAGGGACATATTAAAATTCAAATGATGAAGCCCCACATTTAATCAATTACAattcaatttaaacaattaatatCCTCATCTTAATTGTTAAAACCTGTGTTAAGTATGCAAATCACAATTTTTACTTAGTATGTATAAACAAAACTTTCAAATAAGtagataaaaattaaaaaaagaaaaaacacacacacacacacattttAATGCTTAACACGATTATACATATCCCCTATCTCAATCCCATTTCATATGAAAATAATTACTACCAAATGCAATTTTGtatgttttaaaattataattgttcATACGGAATTTCACAAGAAATGTAATTCGtgaattgaactttgtatattgattaatgtattATGGATACAATCTTTAATATTTACTAATTTGATTCGTTCTCTtgaatataaaataaaacttacAACTTTATGGTTTTcaatcttcaagaagttgtagttgcaagtcgactcgagcttcaatcttctggaattctaGAAAAGTTTTAATCTTCCAAATCTTCGATCTTTCAAACGGATGATCTCGAGGTTGATAATAACTTGCACGTCTCGAGAGCTTTTAGAAGTTTGAATATTCAATTCTTTAGAGTTTCAATTCTTCCTTTTACCAAAGATGTTCAAAATGAATGgaaaggtctctatttatagagaatcttcatgagctttaggtgggcttgggtccatttgcttgttgggcgggcttaggcctgAGCCCATCTACCTGTTGGGTTTGAGCTTGGgtccatctgcttgttgggcttgagcttgggCCTATTTTCTTGACAGACTTGGGCTCAGGCCCATTTTCTCGACAGGTTTGGGCTTGGATCTATTTGCTTGGTGGCCTTGGACTTGAGCCTATTTGTTTACGTAGgctcgggtccattatttctttggcctaATTTTTCTTCAGGGGCTTGAATTAGGTTAGATATGAGAAAACTTAactacccaaatccaatcaaattataatcatcacAATTTTGCTGTAATGACGTGACGtgatttaattggccaaaatttcttgttcaacaATAATTCCAAGTTATTTCCATAATTAGTAAGTaaacaaacataaaaattaataaCGTTACCATCCTTCATTATTTTGTTTACATAAAATCCATTATTATCGAGTAAAATAGAGGCAAAGTGAAAAGACCGAACACTTTGAAAGATTTAAAAGACATTCGAAGCACAAACCATCctaagattataataatcacGTTTTGTTATTATAAATGCTATTGAAAAATCTTCAATTAGCTATCATTAATATTATTTCAAAACCTTAATCTGATACAGTATTTAATATTTGctatcatttttattattttacattcaatattttttattcccTGCTACATTATTTATACTTCAAATACATACTATATAACTCAAAGTAAAATAATCTACAtctcaaacacaaactattacaACAAACTCCTTATTTCAAACGGTTCCTAAAgatcaaataaaaatatatctaaatATTTAGTTAAACTTATGGTTTAACCcataaaatatatgtttttgaAGTATAATATTCCAATAACTTTGTTACTGTTTTAGCCATTATTATCTACTAATACCAAGACGTGGCTAAACAACTACTAATTAACTTTTTTAGTCATGTTTAAATTATTAACTGCTATCATGTTTTACTAACTAGAATCAATATCTATAAGTTCAAATACCCATCCCTATTTTACTAAAAAGAAGCTAAGATGTTTTCATGTCATCCAACTTCATGTTTATAGAATCACATCTTCAAATCCTCACAGACTTGTGAGTTGTGGATCAGGACATTGTCTACTACTAAAAACTTTTTGATCATTCCAT encodes:
- the LOC103489975 gene encoding protein IQ-domain 26-like; its protein translation is MGKATRWLRAFLGMKREKNSDENSYLPAGDKKEKNRWSFSKSGKEFTGKVQMLPPPPPRKAVADADWQRSYPAESEEDRNDHAIAVAAASAVAADAAVAAAQAAVAVVRLTNQTRGSALLNGGKEIMGVVKIQSVFRGFLARKALRALRGLVKLQALVRGFLVRKRAAATLMSMQALIRAQTTVRSQRARRRSYNKENKSQPEKTPENDIRSLYSDETEHPKIVEMDTMFKRPKSRSRRFNSLVSELGEERPSPYLWTMASPARISGGEWCLGGGEEYGRMSTGTAQSTPRGGRCRWGAVATPGRSVYGEGYYGGYGNYYPNYMASTKSSKAKLRSRSAPKQRPEIWTKKRVALNEIMGARNSISSIRMQRSCNGMEGEEGFDEF